In Paenibacillus sp. J23TS9, a single genomic region encodes these proteins:
- the def gene encoding peptide deformylase, translating into MAIRIIVKEPDAVLHKIAKEVKEITPNVKKLLKDMAETMYDAEGVGLAAPQVGILKRLIVVDVGDDHGLIKLVNPVIVAKEGEQFGPEGCLSIPGYNGDVRRAEQVTVKGLDENGNEVTITGTGLLSRCFQHEIDHLDGVLFTDIAEKVYEYVPERPGKE; encoded by the coding sequence ATGGCAATTCGCATTATCGTAAAAGAACCTGATGCAGTACTGCACAAAATAGCAAAAGAAGTAAAAGAAATTACACCAAACGTAAAAAAACTACTGAAGGATATGGCGGAAACCATGTACGACGCGGAAGGTGTCGGCCTTGCCGCTCCCCAGGTCGGAATCCTGAAACGGCTGATTGTCGTTGACGTGGGCGACGATCACGGGTTGATCAAGCTTGTGAATCCGGTGATTGTTGCGAAGGAAGGCGAACAGTTTGGTCCCGAAGGCTGCCTCAGTATTCCCGGCTATAACGGGGATGTGCGCCGCGCCGAGCAGGTTACGGTAAAAGGATTGGATGAGAACGGTAACGAGGTAACGATTACAGGTACCGGATTATTGTCCCGTTGCTTCCAACATGAGATTGACCATCTGGATGGAGTCCTGTTTACCGACATTGCTGAAAAAGTATATGAATACGTACCAGAACGTCCCGGAAAGGAGTAA
- the priA gene encoding primosomal protein N': MQPQVAKVIVDVPVKDTDRPFDYLIPESMRAWIEIGSRVGVPFGHRTVQGFVVALQEEPSAGGMRLKAIQEVLDVVPPLSPELVKLAEWMSQKYACRFITALQVMVPTALKGKAERYISLGDAPEQDEEEDEYSGTLVRIASETTEEVRTILAYVGQKGEVPAQHLSRIFPDSADTIKSLLRKGVLQENQSIKDKLQKKTLKAVDLVVEPDAAEAALEDFPAKAQRQREVLQFILEMKELLPLPLKEILSSLQVSAATVKGLADKGFISIEDQEVFRDPYRGRRFKPSVPLQLNDEQQQAYDRIQDTLDAYRHGVFLLHGVTGSGKTEIYLQTIQHCIEQGRQAIVLVPEISLTPQMVERFKGRFGDLVAVMHSRLSGGERYDEWRKIREGKVKVAIGARSAVFAPFEQIGLIIMDEEHETSYKQEESPKYHARDVAVKRAQQQGAAVILGSATPSLESYYAARSQSDDNFSPMLLEMKHRALGNELPAVEIVDMREELKEGNRSMFSRSLHQAIEVRLERQEQTVLLLNRRGYSTFVMCRSCGYVAGCPECDISLTYHQKSNNLRCHYCGYAEPAPSVCPDCGSEHIRYFGTGTQRVEEELAKLFPGIRVIRMDVDTTTEKGSHEKLLKQFRDKKADVLLGTQMVAKGLDFPDVTLVGVITADSALNLPDFRAGEKTFQLMTQVAGRAGRHQLPGEVMIQSYTPDHYSIIHASGHDYHSFVRDELKHRRNLHYPPYCRLILITLTHEQLPLLVRMAENMVSVLQGKARQRGWFGSLDRLTADAFDVLGPVASPIPRIKNRYRFQCMVKWRGNIDAVGLVRAAAEQLEDTAHNQKLQISIDVDPQMLM, encoded by the coding sequence ATGCAGCCGCAAGTGGCCAAGGTCATCGTTGATGTTCCGGTAAAGGATACCGACCGCCCCTTTGATTATCTTATCCCAGAATCCATGCGGGCATGGATTGAGATAGGAAGCCGTGTTGGAGTTCCTTTCGGCCACCGGACGGTTCAGGGCTTCGTCGTGGCGCTGCAGGAGGAACCTTCCGCTGGTGGAATGCGCCTGAAGGCTATTCAGGAGGTATTGGATGTAGTCCCTCCGTTATCGCCTGAGCTGGTGAAGCTTGCAGAATGGATGAGTCAAAAGTACGCCTGCCGGTTTATCACAGCTCTTCAGGTCATGGTTCCGACAGCGCTGAAAGGTAAGGCCGAAAGGTATATCTCACTCGGAGATGCCCCTGAGCAAGATGAAGAAGAGGATGAGTATTCAGGGACACTGGTCCGAATTGCGTCAGAAACAACGGAAGAAGTCCGAACGATCCTGGCTTATGTCGGGCAAAAAGGCGAGGTTCCTGCCCAGCATCTCAGCCGTATTTTCCCGGATAGTGCAGATACAATTAAATCTCTGCTTCGTAAAGGAGTTCTTCAGGAGAATCAATCGATAAAGGACAAACTTCAGAAGAAAACGCTCAAGGCGGTCGATCTTGTCGTGGAGCCGGATGCAGCAGAAGCAGCACTGGAAGACTTTCCGGCTAAGGCACAACGTCAGCGGGAAGTTCTACAGTTTATTCTGGAAATGAAGGAACTGCTGCCGTTGCCTCTAAAAGAAATTCTGTCCTCGCTTCAGGTATCGGCTGCTACCGTCAAGGGGCTCGCAGACAAGGGTTTTATTTCGATCGAAGATCAGGAAGTGTTCCGCGACCCATACAGGGGACGACGCTTCAAGCCTTCGGTACCACTGCAGTTGAACGATGAGCAGCAGCAGGCCTATGACCGTATACAGGACACACTGGATGCCTACCGTCATGGCGTGTTTCTTTTGCATGGCGTTACAGGCAGTGGTAAAACCGAAATTTATCTGCAAACCATTCAGCACTGTATTGAGCAGGGGCGGCAGGCTATTGTCCTTGTACCGGAAATATCGCTGACACCGCAGATGGTTGAACGCTTTAAAGGACGTTTCGGCGATCTGGTGGCGGTCATGCACAGCCGGCTTTCCGGCGGCGAACGCTATGATGAATGGCGGAAAATCCGCGAAGGTAAGGTGAAGGTAGCCATAGGGGCACGTTCTGCAGTATTTGCACCATTTGAGCAAATCGGACTCATTATTATGGATGAAGAGCATGAAACGTCGTACAAGCAAGAGGAAAGTCCCAAGTATCATGCAAGGGACGTGGCAGTCAAGCGTGCTCAGCAGCAAGGAGCGGCTGTGATTTTGGGTTCAGCAACGCCTTCGCTGGAGAGCTACTATGCAGCCCGCTCCCAGTCGGATGATAACTTCTCTCCTATGCTGCTGGAAATGAAGCACCGGGCGCTCGGCAACGAGCTTCCAGCTGTGGAGATCGTAGATATGCGGGAGGAGCTGAAGGAAGGTAATCGTTCGATGTTCAGCCGTTCTTTGCATCAGGCGATCGAAGTACGACTGGAGCGGCAGGAGCAAACGGTGCTGCTGCTTAATCGACGCGGGTATTCTACGTTCGTGATGTGCCGCAGCTGCGGCTATGTGGCGGGGTGCCCGGAATGTGATATTTCCTTGACCTATCATCAAAAATCGAACAACCTCCGCTGTCACTATTGCGGTTATGCCGAGCCGGCACCATCCGTTTGTCCGGACTGCGGCAGTGAGCATATCCGCTATTTCGGAACGGGCACGCAGCGGGTGGAAGAGGAATTGGCCAAGCTATTTCCGGGTATTCGGGTTATCCGCATGGACGTGGATACAACGACAGAAAAGGGATCTCATGAGAAGCTGCTTAAGCAGTTCCGCGATAAGAAGGCGGATGTTCTCCTGGGCACCCAGATGGTGGCCAAAGGGCTGGATTTTCCGGATGTTACGCTCGTCGGTGTTATTACCGCCGATTCCGCCCTCAATTTGCCGGATTTTCGCGCTGGCGAGAAAACCTTCCAGCTGATGACTCAGGTAGCAGGACGGGCGGGACGCCATCAGCTGCCGGGAGAGGTGATGATCCAGTCCTATACGCCGGATCACTACTCCATCATCCATGCAAGCGGGCATGATTATCATTCCTTCGTGAGGGATGAACTGAAGCACCGCCGTAATCTTCACTATCCGCCATACTGCCGCCTGATTCTGATTACGTTAACTCATGAGCAGCTTCCGCTGCTGGTTCGAATGGCTGAAAACATGGTGTCGGTGCTTCAGGGGAAAGCAAGACAGCGCGGATGGTTCGGCAGTTTGGACCGGCTGACAGCAGATGCATTCGACGTGCTTGGACCAGTAGCTTCACCCATTCCGCGCATAAAAAATAGATACAGATTTCAATGTATGGTAAAATGGCGTGGGAATATCGATGCCGTCGGGCTGGTACGCGCAGCGGCCGAACAGCTTGAAGACACGGCACATAACCAAAAGCTTCAGATCAGTATCGATGTGGATCCGCAAATGCTGATGTAA
- the rpoZ gene encoding DNA-directed RNA polymerase subunit omega, whose translation MLYPSIDEMMNKVDSKYSLVVAASRRARQLREGEKTGLKHPRSHKYVGVALEEIYGDLLRIIPEPATEKDEIKKR comes from the coding sequence ATGTTGTATCCTTCGATTGATGAAATGATGAATAAAGTCGACAGTAAATATTCGCTGGTGGTCGCTGCGTCAAGACGTGCAAGACAACTGCGCGAAGGCGAGAAGACCGGTCTCAAACATCCTAGATCTCATAAATATGTGGGTGTAGCTCTGGAGGAAATCTACGGTGACCTTCTTCGTATTATTCCTGAGCCTGCAACAGAAAAAGACGAAATCAAGAAACGTTAA
- the gmk gene encoding guanylate kinase, with product MAKGILFILSGPSGVGKGTVCTALRGKIPELVYSVSATTRSPRLGEEDGVNYFFKTRDQFLNMMQNDQLLEHAEYVGNYYGTPRDFVEKTLLSGNDIILEIEVQGALQVKEKFPEGVFIFLLPPSLDELKDRIRGRGTENQATIDHRMSVAVDEINLMEHYDYAVVNDQIDSACKRIESIIVAEHCKVKR from the coding sequence ATGGCAAAAGGAATATTGTTTATATTATCCGGACCTTCCGGGGTCGGGAAAGGCACCGTATGTACCGCACTGAGAGGCAAGATTCCGGAACTCGTTTATTCCGTTTCGGCAACGACCCGGAGTCCGCGGCTTGGCGAGGAAGACGGAGTGAATTATTTTTTCAAAACCCGTGACCAGTTTCTGAATATGATGCAGAACGACCAGCTTTTGGAGCATGCGGAATATGTAGGGAACTATTATGGTACACCGCGTGATTTCGTGGAAAAGACGCTCCTAAGCGGCAATGATATTATTTTAGAGATCGAGGTGCAGGGTGCGCTGCAGGTGAAGGAAAAGTTCCCTGAGGGAGTGTTTATCTTCCTGCTGCCGCCATCACTGGATGAACTGAAAGACCGTATCCGCGGACGCGGTACGGAGAATCAGGCAACAATCGATCACCGGATGTCGGTTGCAGTCGATGAGATCAATTTGATGGAGCATTATGACTATGCTGTCGTTAATGATCAGATCGATTCCGCGTGCAAACGAATAGAATCTATTATTGTAGCCGAACATTGTAAGGTGAAACGATAG
- a CDS encoding YicC/YloC family endoribonuclease yields MSFSMTGYGQSALQHGGYKVVFEVKSVNHRYCEVVLRLPREWTCFEDSLRRTVQQYVKRGRVDVYVNKEEGDEHAPHALLNEHAIQTYLQAAQDLSQQYGLDGELTVKDLLSLPGVWIAPEHIALPGASDLDDWGPVLENGLRKAMEGLSAMRSLEGKHLATDVEQRLIKLQHLHSEMMQLAPTVVEDYRNKLKQRLSDLNDGSFAFDEHKFGMEVAIFADRSNIDEELTRLQSHFEQCKGLLRADEPVGRKLDFLIQEMNREVNTIGSKANHLTLVNRVVEMKAELEKIREQLANIE; encoded by the coding sequence ATGTCTTTTAGCATGACCGGATATGGTCAATCTGCCCTCCAGCATGGAGGGTATAAAGTAGTATTTGAAGTGAAGTCCGTCAATCACCGATACTGCGAAGTTGTCCTTCGTTTGCCGCGTGAGTGGACATGCTTTGAGGACTCTTTGCGAAGAACGGTGCAGCAGTATGTAAAACGCGGACGGGTTGACGTTTACGTCAATAAGGAAGAGGGCGACGAGCATGCTCCACATGCCCTGCTGAACGAGCATGCCATACAAACGTATTTGCAGGCCGCCCAGGATCTTTCGCAGCAGTATGGCCTTGATGGTGAGCTGACTGTGAAGGATTTGTTGTCTCTTCCCGGTGTGTGGATTGCCCCCGAGCACATCGCCTTACCGGGTGCTTCCGATTTGGATGATTGGGGTCCGGTCCTGGAAAATGGCCTGCGGAAGGCTATGGAGGGACTCTCGGCCATGCGAAGTCTGGAAGGCAAACATCTTGCCACAGATGTGGAGCAGCGTTTGATTAAGCTTCAGCATCTGCATAGCGAGATGATGCAGCTGGCACCAACAGTAGTCGAGGATTACCGCAATAAGCTCAAACAAAGGCTGTCTGATCTTAATGACGGTTCGTTTGCCTTTGATGAACATAAATTTGGCATGGAAGTTGCTATCTTCGCAGACCGTTCTAACATTGATGAAGAACTGACACGGCTGCAGAGCCATTTTGAGCAGTGCAAGGGATTGCTTCGTGCGGATGAACCGGTCGGAAGAAAACTGGATTTTCTGATTCAGGAAATGAACAGGGAAGTCAATACGATTGGATCGAAAGCCAATCATCTGACTCTGGTAAACCGTGTTGTCGAAATGAAGGCGGAACTGGAAAAAATTCGCGAACAATTGGCCAATATAGAATAA
- the fmt gene encoding methionyl-tRNA formyltransferase: protein MKIVFMGTPAFAVPSLRMLLDEGYNVVAVVTQPDRPQGRKKVLMPTPVKEVALEQGIPVLQPQRMRSPEAVAELAAYKPDLIVTAAYGQILPKGVLELPANGCVNVHGSLLPQYRGGAPIQRCIINGETETGITLMYMAEGLDTGDMIAQVKIPIDEEDTSGTLFEKLSIAGAALLKEQMPRLANGRLEAEVQDEQKASYAPNLKREDEKIDWSASTRDIYNQIRGLVPFSGAFTLWNDEVFKAWASRKTDKASKEADPGTVLQLTDQGIEVKTGDASLWLTRIQPSGKKQMEAAEFVRGNTMTSGTVLG from the coding sequence ATGAAAATCGTGTTCATGGGGACACCGGCCTTTGCCGTTCCCAGTCTGCGCATGCTTCTGGACGAAGGATATAACGTCGTTGCAGTGGTAACTCAGCCTGACCGGCCTCAGGGACGCAAAAAGGTGCTGATGCCAACACCGGTTAAAGAGGTTGCTCTGGAGCAAGGGATTCCCGTGCTTCAGCCTCAGCGCATGCGCAGTCCTGAAGCGGTAGCGGAGCTTGCAGCTTACAAGCCGGATTTGATCGTGACGGCAGCATATGGGCAGATCCTTCCCAAAGGTGTGCTTGAACTGCCTGCCAATGGCTGTGTCAATGTTCATGGCTCGCTACTTCCCCAATATCGGGGCGGTGCACCGATCCAGCGCTGTATCATCAATGGTGAAACCGAAACGGGCATCACGCTGATGTATATGGCAGAAGGTCTGGATACTGGAGATATGATTGCCCAGGTGAAGATCCCTATCGATGAGGAGGACACCTCGGGAACGCTGTTTGAGAAGCTGAGTATTGCCGGGGCGGCGCTCTTGAAAGAGCAAATGCCGCGTCTGGCCAATGGACGCCTGGAGGCTGAGGTGCAGGACGAGCAGAAGGCTTCGTATGCGCCCAATTTGAAGCGCGAGGATGAAAAGATAGATTGGAGTGCGTCAACGCGCGATATCTATAATCAGATTCGTGGTCTGGTTCCCTTTTCCGGTGCCTTCACGCTTTGGAATGATGAGGTCTTTAAAGCGTGGGCTTCCCGAAAAACAGACAAAGCCTCCAAGGAAGCTGATCCTGGAACGGTGCTTCAGCTTACTGATCAGGGGATTGAAGTAAAAACAGGCGATGCGTCACTGTGGCTGACTCGGATTCAGCCTAGCGGCAAAAAACAGATGGAAGCGGCTGAGTTTGTCCGCGGCAATACGATGACTTCTGGGACGGTGCTCGGGTGA
- a CDS encoding bifunctional homocysteine S-methyltransferase/methylenetetrahydrofolate reductase, with protein sequence MKPDLRKALDTQVLVGDGAMGTFLYQMGFPVGISYEELNLTSPEVIRDVHRRYMEAGAQVLETNTFSANFDKLSKYGLESKVNEINRAGVRIAREAAGEYGYVVGAVGSIRGGKRTNVSTGELKKYFEQQLQVLLSEGVDGILLETFYDVEELALALSIARRLTAVPVICQFAVEDVARTLDGYTMPEAFRIMQQEGADVIGFNCRTGPNGIMGAMKTLDGHLPAPMSVYPNAGVADYVDGEYQYGAGPEYFGQMAVKFADLGAHIIGGCCGTTPAHIAAIAGALEGYTPPVFVYEPIPEQTAPLVIHEHLPQEENEEKTEPNLVDLAKQRHTVIVELDPPRDLDIAKFMQGAERLKQAGADALTLADNSLAVTRMSNMALGHLVQAQTGLRPLVHIACRDRNLIGTQSHMMGFDALGIDHVLAVTGDPARFGDLPGSSSVYDLTSFEIIRMIKQLNEGISFSGKPLKQKAKFVVGAAFNPHGKHLHKAVARLERKIAAGADYIMTQPVYDPELIRAVKEATSHLETPIFMGIMPLASGRNAEYLHNEVPGIQLSEDVRGRMAGLEGEEGRAMGVQIAKELLDVAMDHFNGIYLMTPFMLYEMSAQLIEHVWARSGRQLSPLFR encoded by the coding sequence ATGAAGCCGGATTTGCGCAAGGCATTGGATACTCAAGTGCTTGTCGGGGATGGAGCGATGGGCACTTTCTTATATCAAATGGGTTTTCCCGTTGGGATTTCGTATGAAGAGTTAAATTTGACCTCACCGGAAGTCATCCGGGATGTTCACCGGCGCTATATGGAAGCAGGCGCACAAGTACTTGAGACGAACACTTTTTCAGCTAACTTTGACAAACTGTCCAAGTACGGATTGGAATCCAAGGTTAATGAGATTAACCGTGCAGGCGTACGTATCGCCCGTGAAGCCGCTGGAGAATATGGCTATGTGGTCGGGGCTGTGGGCTCGATCCGGGGCGGCAAGCGGACGAATGTATCCACTGGAGAACTGAAAAAGTATTTTGAACAGCAGCTTCAAGTGCTATTAAGCGAGGGAGTAGACGGTATTCTGCTCGAAACCTTTTATGATGTTGAAGAACTTGCGTTGGCTTTGTCCATTGCGCGGCGTTTAACTGCTGTACCTGTCATCTGTCAGTTCGCGGTGGAGGATGTGGCCAGAACTCTCGATGGATACACGATGCCGGAAGCCTTCCGGATCATGCAGCAGGAAGGGGCCGATGTAATCGGCTTTAACTGCCGCACCGGTCCAAACGGTATCATGGGCGCAATGAAGACGCTTGACGGCCATCTGCCGGCTCCGATGTCGGTCTATCCGAATGCGGGTGTTGCCGACTACGTAGACGGGGAATATCAATATGGAGCAGGCCCGGAGTACTTTGGTCAAATGGCTGTGAAATTCGCCGATCTGGGGGCACATATCATTGGCGGCTGCTGCGGCACCACACCGGCACATATTGCGGCAATAGCCGGAGCGCTTGAAGGCTACACACCGCCAGTTTTTGTATATGAGCCCATTCCTGAACAAACGGCGCCTCTTGTTATCCATGAGCATCTTCCGCAGGAAGAGAATGAGGAGAAGACGGAGCCTAACCTGGTAGATTTAGCCAAACAGCGTCATACCGTAATTGTGGAACTTGATCCTCCCCGTGATCTGGATATCGCCAAATTTATGCAGGGAGCTGAAAGATTGAAGCAAGCCGGTGCGGATGCGCTCACGCTTGCTGACAATTCCCTTGCGGTTACACGCATGAGCAATATGGCACTCGGGCATTTGGTTCAGGCACAAACGGGTTTGAGACCACTTGTGCATATTGCCTGCCGGGATCGCAATCTAATCGGCACGCAGTCACATATGATGGGATTTGATGCACTGGGCATTGATCATGTGCTGGCTGTAACAGGTGATCCTGCACGATTTGGGGATCTGCCGGGTTCAAGCTCGGTGTATGATCTGACATCCTTTGAAATCATCCGCATGATTAAACAGCTTAACGAAGGCATATCCTTTTCAGGTAAGCCATTGAAGCAAAAAGCAAAATTCGTGGTAGGCGCAGCTTTTAATCCGCATGGCAAGCATCTGCATAAAGCAGTAGCGCGTCTGGAACGGAAAATAGCTGCAGGAGCGGATTACATTATGACTCAGCCTGTGTATGACCCCGAGCTGATCCGCGCCGTCAAGGAAGCGACAAGCCACCTGGAGACGCCTATTTTTATGGGGATTATGCCGCTGGCGAGCGGTAGAAATGCAGAATATTTACACAACGAGGTTCCGGGCATTCAGCTTTCGGAAGATGTCCGCGGGCGGATGGCCGGGCTTGAAGGGGAAGAGGGCAGAGCCATGGGGGTTCAGATCGCAAAGGAACTCCTGGATGTAGCGATGGACCATTTTAACGGCATCTATCTGATGACTCCATTTATGCTTTATGAAATGAGCGCCCAGCTCATCGAGCATGTTTGGGCCAGATCGGGCCGGCAATTGTCCCCCTTGTTTCGTTGA
- the coaBC gene encoding bifunctional phosphopantothenoylcysteine decarboxylase/phosphopantothenate--cysteine ligase CoaBC, with product MLSGKTIVLGVTGGIAAYKAATLCSKLVQKGANVHVIMTSSAKQFITELTLQSLSKNAVFSDTFDERDPSVVSHIRLADAADLVLIAPATANVIAKMAHGLADDMLTTTLLATMAPVMVAPAMNVHMYGHPAVMENMKTLEQRGVMMIEPGEGLLACGYVGKGRMEEPESIVAVVERYFAEKEKAEPGLLHGKKVVVTSGGTIERIDPVRYITNDSSGKMGFAIAKAAREMGASVHLIHGHTDTAPPAGIDAEAVQSADDMYQAVLKHWHDSDIVIKAAAVADYRPAETASSKIKKKGDTMTLELVKTVDILEQLGKSKANQFLIGFAAETHNVEVYAKDKLVRKNCDLIVANDVTAEGAGFRSDTNIVQVYDADGLVEQMPVMSKDEIARRLLTIAAARMNGAGN from the coding sequence ATGTTAAGCGGTAAAACGATCGTACTTGGCGTTACGGGAGGAATTGCGGCATACAAGGCGGCAACTCTGTGCAGCAAGCTGGTCCAAAAAGGGGCAAATGTGCATGTTATTATGACGTCCTCGGCCAAGCAGTTCATTACGGAACTGACGCTGCAAAGCCTGTCCAAAAATGCGGTGTTCAGTGATACCTTTGATGAGAGAGACCCATCCGTGGTTTCTCATATCCGTTTGGCGGACGCGGCCGATCTTGTGCTGATCGCACCGGCGACAGCCAATGTGATTGCCAAAATGGCTCATGGACTGGCTGATGATATGCTGACCACCACGCTTTTGGCGACGATGGCGCCGGTAATGGTAGCTCCCGCGATGAATGTTCATATGTATGGGCATCCCGCTGTAATGGAAAATATGAAAACGCTGGAGCAAAGAGGCGTTATGATGATCGAGCCGGGCGAAGGCCTGCTTGCCTGCGGCTACGTTGGAAAAGGACGCATGGAGGAGCCGGAAAGCATTGTGGCCGTGGTCGAACGTTATTTTGCCGAGAAGGAGAAGGCAGAGCCGGGGCTTTTGCATGGAAAAAAAGTGGTTGTTACGTCGGGGGGCACTATCGAGCGTATTGATCCTGTGCGCTATATTACCAATGATTCATCCGGTAAAATGGGCTTTGCCATTGCCAAGGCCGCGCGTGAGATGGGGGCTTCGGTCCACCTGATTCATGGTCATACCGATACGGCTCCACCGGCAGGAATTGATGCCGAAGCTGTTCAATCGGCGGATGATATGTACCAGGCTGTTCTGAAGCATTGGCATGATAGTGACATAGTCATCAAAGCCGCAGCAGTAGCAGACTACCGTCCAGCCGAAACAGCGAGCAGCAAGATCAAGAAGAAGGGCGATACGATGACGCTCGAACTCGTCAAGACCGTGGATATTCTGGAGCAGCTTGGCAAAAGCAAAGCAAACCAGTTTTTGATCGGATTCGCCGCTGAGACTCATAATGTGGAAGTTTATGCCAAGGATAAGCTGGTCCGTAAAAATTGCGATCTGATTGTAGCCAATGATGTTACGGCAGAGGGAGCCGGCTTCCGTTCGGACACCAACATCGTGCAGGTTTATGATGCTGACGGTTTAGTGGAGCAAATGCCCGTGATGTCAAAAGATGAAATTGCACGGCGGCTTCTGACCATTGCTGCTGCGCGGATGAACGGAGCAGGTAACTGA
- the remA gene encoding extracellular matrix/biofilm regulator RemA, with protein MAIKLINIGFGNIVSANRIISIVSPESAPIKRIIQEARDRHMLIDATYGRRTRAVIITDSDHVILSAVQPETVAHRLSSKDDDNDE; from the coding sequence ATGGCAATCAAACTCATTAACATCGGCTTCGGGAATATTGTATCGGCTAACCGAATCATTTCCATTGTAAGCCCTGAATCAGCACCCATTAAAAGAATCATTCAAGAAGCAAGAGACCGTCATATGCTGATTGATGCGACCTATGGACGCCGGACGCGTGCCGTGATCATTACCGATAGCGATCATGTCATCCTGTCCGCGGTGCAGCCTGAAACGGTAGCGCACCGACTCTCAAGCAAAGACGACGATAATGACGAATAA
- the rsmB gene encoding 16S rRNA (cytosine(967)-C(5))-methyltransferase RsmB encodes MEVLTQVEQNKAYSNLQLNSALQRASLSKEDTGLATELVYGTVSRLNTLDYFLERFVAKGVKKLQPWVRNLLRLSLYQMMYLDRIPPHAVVNEAVNLAKHRGHQGISGMVNGVLRNLLRNREDLVIPEGLSTAERIALEHSHPQWLVERWISQYGETTAEAICRANNEPPSVSVRVNITMISREEMLAEMKEAGLEATPSSLSPEGILVHSGGNMALSGWYRDGQISVQDESSMLVAGAVRPAPGMKVLDCCAAPGGKTAHMAELMHDQGEIIANDLHEHKRKLIGEQAERLGLDSIHTVTGNALELVQRYPAGSFDRILLDAPCSGLGVIRRKPDLKWTKTAEDIGEIASLQLELLDSVSSLLRVGGILVYSTCTIDPEENEGTVQHFLETHPGFGVPENSGEEWSKLHSATGGAGVQILPQDYHSDGFYIARLQRFS; translated from the coding sequence ATGGAAGTACTGACACAGGTTGAACAGAATAAAGCCTACAGTAATTTGCAGCTGAATTCGGCCTTGCAGCGGGCTTCATTGTCCAAAGAGGATACGGGTCTCGCAACAGAGCTGGTATACGGAACAGTCTCCCGGCTCAATACGCTGGATTATTTTCTGGAACGTTTTGTAGCCAAAGGAGTGAAAAAGCTGCAGCCTTGGGTAAGGAATTTACTGCGGCTCAGCTTGTATCAAATGATGTACCTGGACCGGATTCCTCCGCATGCCGTGGTCAACGAGGCGGTCAATCTGGCAAAACACCGGGGACATCAAGGAATATCCGGAATGGTGAATGGAGTTCTGCGGAACTTACTGAGAAACCGCGAGGACTTGGTAATCCCTGAAGGTCTTTCGACTGCCGAACGTATTGCGCTTGAGCATTCCCATCCGCAGTGGCTGGTGGAACGCTGGATCAGTCAATATGGCGAAACTACAGCAGAAGCGATTTGCCGGGCCAATAATGAGCCTCCTTCCGTAAGTGTCCGGGTTAACATCACGATGATCAGTCGTGAAGAGATGTTGGCTGAAATGAAGGAGGCAGGACTTGAGGCTACCCCTTCATCGCTCTCACCGGAAGGAATTCTGGTGCACAGCGGCGGCAATATGGCGCTTAGCGGGTGGTACCGGGACGGGCAAATCTCGGTACAGGATGAGAGCTCCATGCTCGTGGCAGGCGCTGTCCGGCCGGCGCCCGGCATGAAGGTGCTGGACTGCTGCGCCGCACCGGGCGGCAAAACAGCGCATATGGCAGAGCTTATGCACGATCAAGGCGAGATTATAGCCAATGATCTACATGAGCATAAGCGCAAGCTGATCGGCGAACAGGCTGAAAGATTAGGGTTAGACAGCATCCACACCGTGACGGGGAACGCGCTCGAACTGGTTCAAAGGTATCCAGCGGGTTCATTCGACCGGATTTTGCTTGATGCTCCCTGCTCGGGTCTAGGCGTCATCCGGCGCAAGCCCGACCTGAAATGGACTAAAACCGCCGAAGATATCGGCGAAATCGCCAGCCTGCAGCTTGAACTGCTGGATTCCGTTTCTTCTTTGCTGCGGGTCGGCGGGATTCTGGTGTACAGTACCTGCACAATTGATCCGGAAGAGAACGAAGGAACGGTACAGCATTTTCTGGAGACCCATCCCGGTTTTGGGGTTCCGGAAAATTCCGGTGAGGAGTGGAGCAAGCTGCACTCCGCAACCGGCGGAGCGGGTGTACAGATACTGCCGCAGGACTATCATAGTGACGGCTTTTATATTGCCAGACTCCAAAGATTCTCTTAA